The Fragaria vesca subsp. vesca linkage group LG2, FraVesHawaii_1.0, whole genome shotgun sequence genome includes a window with the following:
- the LOC101298958 gene encoding pollen-specific leucine-rich repeat extensin-like protein 4-like, which yields MATILTHKAFGFTLLIFSICLSSFSTLTSALTNAEAAYIAKRQLLTLPENGDLPDNYEITVDPKLTFANDRLKSAYVGLHALKDVIYSDPTNFTANWEGPDVCKYNGVVCSPALDNPKVDVVAGLDLNHADIAAHFPVEFGLLTDLAMIHLNSNRLCGIVPKVFRRLKLMFEFDISNNRFVGQFPTVVLEWPEIKYLDLRFNEFEGELPPSLFLSSLDAIFLNNNKFNSTIPDTIGNSTVSVVTFAFNQFSGCLPSGIGNMCTVEELLFMNNNMSGCFPNEIGNLKNVTVLDVSNNGLVGPLPDSLSELKTIEVLDVGYNQLIGLVPEKICSLPKLENFTLAYNYFSGEDQKCVPNPYEQLTSNDEGNCFPGRPNQKNTETCNPVVTRVIDCKYSCPGPKPVTPKPELPPTPKVEPPPVHWPPPPVYSPPPPPVHSPPPPVHSPPPPVHSPPAPVHTPPPPPPVYSPPPPVHSPPPPDHSPPPPVHSPPPPIYSSESSPPPVHSPPPFQSPPPPTSPPFLLPPKIGAQYMSPPPPISQDIKF from the coding sequence AGATAACTACGAAATCACAGTCGACCCGAAGCTCACATTTGCCAATGACAGGCTCAAGTCAGCCTACGTTGGCCTCCATGCATTGAAAGACGTCATCTACTCCGACCCGACTAACTTCACGGCAAACTGGGAAGGACCTGATGTGTGTAAGTACAATGGGGTTGTATGCTCTCCGGCACTTGACAATCCCAAAGTGGACGTTGTGGCTGGTCTGGACCTCAACCATGCAGACATCGCAGCTCACTTTCCAGTCGAATTTGGGCTTCTGACTGATCTGGCTATGATCCACCTTAACTCTAACAGGTTATGTGGAATTGTGCCCAAGGTCTTCAGGAGGCTTAAACTCATGTTCGAGTTCGACATCAGCAACAACCGATTCGTTGGCCAGTTTCCGACGGTCGTTCTAGAATGGCCGGAGATTAAGTACCTTGATCTCAGATTCAACGAATTCGAAGGGGAGTTGCCTCCGAGTCTGTTTTTGAGTTCGTTGGATGCCATTTTCTTGAACAACAACAAGTTCAACTCAACAATCCCAGACACAATAGGAAACTCTACGGTTTCGGTTGTGACTTTTGCGTTCAACCAGTTCAGTGGGTGCTTACCTAGCGGCATCGGGAATATGTGTACTGTGGAGGAGTTGCTGTTCATGAACAACAACATGAGTGGGTGCTTTCCTAACGAGATTGGGAATCTAAAGAATGTGACGGTTCTGGACGTGAGCAATAACGGGTTGGTAGGGCCGTTGCCGGATAGTCTTTCTGAGCTGAAGACCATTGAGGTTTTGGATGTTGGGTACAATCAGTTGATAGGGCTCGTGCCGGAGAAGATATGCAGCTTGCCCAAGTTGGAAAATTTTACGCTTGCTTATAACTATTTCAGTGGGGAGGATCAGAAATGTGTGCCTAATCCATACGAACAATTGACATCGAACGATGAAGGTAACTGTTTTCCTGGCAGACCGAATCAGAAGAATACAGAGACTTGTAACCCTGTGGTGACCAGGGTTATTGATTGTAAATACAGTTGTCCCGGCCCTAAACCTGTGACTCCAAAGCCCGAACTGCCTCCTACTCCAAAGGTTGAGCCACCACCGGTTCACTGGCCGCCACCACCAGTTTACTCGCCGCCACCGCCACCGGTTCACTCTCCACCACCTCCAGTGCACTCTCCACCACCACCAGTTCACTCCCCTCCAGCACCCGTTCACACGCCACCGCCACCACCACCAGTGTACTCTCCACCACCGCCAGTTCACTCCCCACCACCACCGGATCACTCTCCACCACCACCAGTCCATTCTCCCCCACCTCCGATTTACTCCTCTGAGTCCTCTCCACCACCAGTTCACTCACCCCCACCTTTCCAGTCCCCACCTCCTCCAACTTCACCACCATTCCTCCTCCCACCAAAGATTGGCGCACAGTACATGTCACCACCACCACCAATTTCGCAGGACATTAAGTTTTAG